A part of Magnetospirillum sp. ME-1 genomic DNA contains:
- a CDS encoding LuxR C-terminal-related transcriptional regulator yields the protein MKILIADDHQLFREGLRHILTLYAEASQIVEASSFAEVVEAGERESGIDLALLDLTMSGGPWPECLRKLRHLLPSPAHIVIVSDVADRSAVNLAIDLGASGFITKASSSQVFLAALNLVLAGGIYLPAEYADPANQLVTASFEVPNITHLTPRQREILSQLKTGKSNREIATDLGLAEGTVKLHVTSILKALSVRSRTQAALLA from the coding sequence ATGAAGATCCTTATTGCCGATGATCACCAGTTGTTTCGCGAGGGTCTGCGTCACATCCTCACCCTGTACGCGGAAGCTTCGCAAATTGTGGAAGCGAGCAGTTTCGCAGAAGTCGTTGAGGCGGGAGAGCGTGAATCGGGCATCGACTTGGCTCTGCTCGATCTGACAATGTCCGGTGGGCCTTGGCCTGAATGTCTAAGGAAATTGCGTCATTTGCTTCCGTCGCCAGCGCACATCGTAATCGTTTCTGACGTCGCTGACCGGTCCGCCGTCAATCTTGCTATCGACCTCGGAGCGTCGGGCTTCATCACAAAAGCATCATCTAGCCAAGTTTTTCTGGCGGCGCTAAACTTGGTTTTGGCTGGCGGCATTTACCTTCCTGCGGAGTATGCCGATCCCGCTAATCAGCTGGTTACTGCCTCATTTGAGGTGCCGAATATTACTCACCTCACTCCGAGGCAACGTGAGATTCTCAGCCAATTAAAAACTGGAAAGTCGAACCGGGAAATAGCCACAGATCTTGGTCTGGCTGAGGGCACTGTGAAGCTTCATGTTACAAGCATTCTAAAGGCTCTGTCGGTTCGATCTAGGACACAAGCCGCTTTGCTTGCTTAA